The Strix uralensis isolate ZFMK-TIS-50842 chromosome 4, bStrUra1, whole genome shotgun sequence genomic interval GGCATATGCTCAAGAACATGAGCTCTGTACGCTACCAGCACCTTATGACAATTAATGTAAGAGGTTTAGTTATTGTTGGGTTAGAGGGGACACtcttggtttttctgttttgtagttaCAAGCTGGGGGAAAATGGAGCATTAACTGTAAAGTTCATACACACATAATGTTCCAGAAACTACGGTATGCAAGTGGATACAAGTGTTGGTATGGTCTTAGGAGTGGATTCTGCATTGTGAACTCTTTCGGTGAGGCAAGCTCCCAAAGAAATGTAACAAATTTCCTATAGCATCATTACGATGATGGTAGTCGTTCAGTTTCAGTATTAAGCACTTTTCTAGTTTTATCACACAGtagtaaagattttaaaaaggcTATTCTGATGACTTGTGCTGAAACATTGTAGTATTTGAGGACCTACTCCAATAGGACTGTGCAAGAAAAGAGagctttaaagtattttttcttgtaGCTTGTATCCTGAGtcaacaggaaaaagagaaaatttgagTACAGCTCTTCTTCTGATTATTGTGATTTAACACTGTAATACTTGTACAATAATAATATACTTATGATCACTTATTACAACTTATTTTTCAAGATCATATTTTCATCAAAAGCCTTTTTAAGAAGCTGATCTATAAGCAATTAAACTATGCCTTGTACTTGCGATTTAAAACTTGTGCATAAGTACCGTATGACATTAGAAAATTagtacattaatttaaaaaaacccacaaaaacccaaacaacaacaaaagcaaaaataaacacacaaaaacatgcacgcaaaaacaagaggaaaaaaccGTAATAGAGCCAGGAAGGCTTTTCTTACATCTGTATTAGGCTCCCTGAATAGTTTTAAATTGATATGTGCTCAGTTCTCAACAGATCTGTAAATGGTTTTGTTGACTTAACCAGGAGATTATTCCATGAGATCTAAATACATATGAAGTTTAAGTAATTTAAACTAAGCTCACTTCCTCAGTTCTCCATAACTGTTGTTTTTCCTAATATTAATTTTAACCTGTTTGGCTAATGTTTCTCACTACTGTTTTCCACTTTGGACAAACAGGCAAAGAATCGCTTACTGCTAACAGGGACTCCAGTTCAAAATAATCTGTTGGAATTGATGTCCCTCTTGAATTTTGTTATGCCACATATGTTCAGCAGTAGCACAAGTGAAATCCGAAGGATGTTCTCTTCAAAAACAGTAAGTATTATATATTCCCTTcttgaaaaaaacatctttttttgctAGAACACTGCTGTTGCTGCATAGCTTCTGTTATACTGGTATCTTATAGAAACAGGTAATGTTACAAAAATCTAGAAAATGAAGCAATGAAATAAACCATTTAAAGTAAGAATGTGTCATAACAGTTTTATCTCTAGTTACAAATGATGCTGTTAAATCTGTCTGTTCTGGCTGGGTTTTTCCTCAAGTTAGAATAGTTAAGGTGGtgttaaagcagaaaacttcatACTGTAATTGAATTCTTGCAATGTTTTCCTTAGAAGAGTGCTGAAGAACAAAGCATATATGAAAAGGAGAGGATTGCACATGCGAAGCAGATAATAAAACCATTCATCTTGAGAAGAGTAAAAGATGAGgtaatattttatctttaaaacaatGGTTTCATATTATTAAAAGTCTGATAATCTTTGAGACTAACAGTAGAATTTAAGGTCAAATTTTCACAGTGCTAGTTTTAGCTGTTTATCTAGGAGGAGCAAGAAACTTGAGCTTTCCATCTTTCAGAAGTTTACAAGTAAAAATGTGacctgctgcagctttgggtTTTGATGCTTATTATTTGCTGACTATGTGCAATTGGGAATTTTATTTATGAAGGGTCACTGAAAGATGATTCCGTGCACTGCTAAGTGATAAGTGATAAATTTTCCACATGAcccacaaaaatatttgtgaCTTTATAGTAAAGCTGATGATTTTAACTGAAAGGATAAGGCACTGAatgtacatgtatgtatttgtGTATAAGTATGACTAGAAATGTGTGGCTTAAGTTAGTTTGCTATcatcaaaatgtttatttttcattctaaaatccAAAACTTATGTAAAATCTTCTAGATAGAATTGCATGtatgaaagaaagggaaaacttAATAGTGATTTGGAAAGCGTTTCTGTGTACTTGCATATTTTAGTAGTCAGTGGCTTGAAGAGGGTATCTCTGATTAGCAGGGGAGTGGGTTCCAGGTATTGCGTGTAGTAGTATTTCGTGCAGTTTTGGAGTGAGCAGACAATGTTATTTGATGGGGAGATGATCTATAATCCAAATAAAGTTCTGAATAGGTCGAACTGCTGACTCAGCAAAGTTGCAGCCAGTGAAAGGAGTTGGGATGAGGAGAATGAATAGACTAGCTTAAAGGCAGGCTTGTAAGATAGTACAGAACTACTGACTGTTCACTACAGTGGGAGTTTTACATGGTATGTTTTTATTTCGTCAGGTCCTTAAACAACTACCTCCCAAAAAAGATCTCATTGAATTATGTGCCATGTCTGAGAATCAGGAACAACTGTACTGTGATCTCTTAAACAAGCTCAAGAAAACTATTAACAGTAATGGTATGTGAGGgtttagtttcctttttcttgattttttttcatgcccAGACATATGTCAAGTGTGACTACAACGCCCTTGCTTTGTAGAAATGTTTAATATTCTATATCCCTTCTATGAGGTTTTCCTAAGTTCAGGTAGTAGGTGAAACGCCAAATTCAGTTCTTACAAATAAAGTTATCCTGAGATATGAAGATGTGTCGGACAGGCATCTGTGAATATACTTCTGAATATACCTTATTTCTTTGTTTACAGAGAAAAACTCTGATATGGGAAATGTAATGATGCAACTTAGAAAAATGGCTAATCACCCTCTCTTGCATCGTCAGCATTACACGACTGACAAGCTCAGGGCAATGTCCATGCTTATGCTCAAGGTAAGGTGATGAGATTCAGAAGCAATCCttaatttctcagaatttttaatacaacttaaatagatttttatttttttcttgtcagtcCTCTGGTCAAAAGTGTGTCTTTGCAAAACTTAATTCattgttgctgctttttattACTCTGCATCTGTCCAGTGCTCTAGTCAAGCTCTGTATGTGTTTAACACTGATTTTTGTATTGGATATTAGAATGGAGAGAACAGTTGTGGGACTGCAGTTATCTCCTCCTTTTCATTAGCTCCTCCTTAacacctcttccctcctccaacCATAAATTTAGAGCCAAACTacttatgaaaaaaatcttttgtggGCTAGCATTACTAGTATTTTCTGAGTAGCAAGAAATCTAGGCTGTACAGAACTAAAATAGGAAAGTATTGAActgttgaagattttttttttttgtaatttggcTGGGGTTAATGCCTGTGGAGTTTGGGGAAAATTGTTGCTTCTTTCTGaagtctaaaaaaaaatctgaatgtgcAGCAGGTGCTCTAAGAAAGTTGCAGCTGGCTTTGAATATgttcagctttgttttaaaataaatccagtcCCACctggggggaagggaagaagtgACCCATTGGTTTATGAAGGATTTTTGTCCCTTTTTATTCCTACTCATACCATCGTACTCTCCAGAtgtggcttttcttttcctctttcttccaggCATGACATCCCTCTACCCACCCTACATCTTGGGCTGGGCTTCCCATGTCTTCTACCATCTATCCAAGGATTGGACCTCCCTTTTAGGGAATGTGTCTTCAGGGGAAGAGGTCTGATACAGGGGTAAAAGGTCATAGGGCTTGATGGGAACTAGGTAATTGCTATGGAGGTTGAGCATATACTTCTTAGTTTTTGATAGTACAAGTTCTTGTAAAAACTAAATTGCAAAGTAATGATCCTCTAATCCTGGGGTTGCAGAGTTCATCTTTTGTTGCTTGCATGAGCCACGCTCTGGCATTTGTCCATGTCTAGTTGTGCTACtttgttctttcagaaattttGGATGTTAttgtgtggtgtgtgtgtttgttcttgTCTGGCTAGTGAGATTGTGTATTGCATTATTTCCCTTCACTTTTGCTAACAGGAACCCACACATTGTGATGCTAACCCTGACCTTATCTTTGAAGATATGACAGTAATGACAGATTTTGAGCTGCATTTGCTTTGTAAGCAATATTCTCATGTCAGTGACTTCAAGTTAGACATGGATCAGATCTTGGATTCCGGAAAGTTTAGAGCACTGGAACACATTCTCTCAGACCTTAAAGAGAAGGTTGGTACTACAGATGGGTGAAACATCTTTTCCTGTCCATCTAGAGGGTGGCTCTAAATGGCTGGTTAAATTAACTTCTGCTAGCTCTATATTGCAACCCAGTTGCTTTTCTGTGGCCTATTACAATGTCATTTAGTGCATGTGCAGAATTGCAAAGCAATACTTACAGCTTTCAATGTGCAGTCCTGCCTACGCATGTCACTTTAGAGACAGCTGAAGCAAGCTTGCCCATTTTTCCAAGTTTCAGAATATTCATCCTGAGTTAACACTACTTTCTCAGTATACGCTACTTTTTCAGTATACATCATTTTCACAGATCATGAACTTTGACCACCTTTTGGCAGTTGAATAAGACTGTATTACATTAGAATAATCATGTATGTATTAAGCCAGTGTAAAGGTAAGAAGAGTTCACTGCTTTGAGTCAGATTCAAACTggtttattttacaaataagcaTGTACCATAATACTTCAGAGCATTCTAAATTTGCACAAGTGTGTGCTGTGCATCTGTTCAGTTATTTCAGACAAGAGTGCTACTGCTCTGTATTATATGGAATATAGCTTAAATTTAAGTTTTTAACgaaaatattttgttgatgtTTATAGATGATGTAGATCTGTCATTTATGCATTTGACATGTGATTTCTAGATTGCTTGAGTCAAAGTGCGTAGTAACTAAAAAATTGTTGCACTGAGAAAAGGTAGGTTAATGCAGCAGAAATACTGGATACAGTATCTTCATTGAAAGTCAGTCCTGACTTGATGATTTTCAGCTTAgtcttttaggttggaaaatagGGATTCAGTCAGAGTAAAATCATGTATTTGCACCAATCAAGTATTTGTGTAGTTCATTATCCATAATTGATGTGTTTTAAAACTTTTGCTTTGTCATTTCCAGGGTGACAGAGTTGTATTGTTTAGCCAGTTTACTATGATGCTGGATATCTTGGAAGTTTTCCTAAAGCACTGGCAACATAGATATATTAGGTTGGATGGAAAAACACAGATTTCTGATCGGTATGTGACCTCTTTGctgaagatgagagagaaaaaatggaTGTGTGCATGGAGGGGGGGAGGTGACTTAAAACCCTTACCTCAGTTTTCCCATATATAGAACTCTGTGGTCACTGGGCATTGACTATAGAAGGGGTTTAATGTTGGATTTCAGCTCGCCTTAGCAAGGATGAGGCTGAAAGGTGAGTGTTAGGTGGTCGGTTTACAGTCTTAGCCATCAAAATGGAAAACTTGTGTTTTCAGCAGTTCATGGTGTGTTTGATTTGCTTGTGTGTCAGCATGCCATAACAAAAGGTCTTGTGCAGATATTACTTGGAAGTATAGTATATCTGTTACAACCCCTTTGTTTCTCTAGGACAAACCATTTACTCTGTccttcacagctgaaaatgttgcttttcttgcACTTGAGCTGTGCTGGTTTTCTGATGTTTCCtgtttaatgattttttaaaaatttttttaggtgttctttccttcatttcaaaACTGTCATTCTTGCCGTGGTATTACTTCCCACTTACAGTTGAAGTCTGTTATTTCCCTTGTATGTGCAATTAGTACAGAAGACAGTCATGAAGCAAaatttctccctctccccctgcccccatttGTTTCTTGTACTTTTTCAGTCTTCCCTTGTCCTCCAACTTGCTCTTTGTATTCTATGATCATCCAAGATTTTTTCCAAGCATCCTTTCATTCTTTGCTATCGGTCTGTCTCTGTTTTCTGGTCACTGTTGAGGACTGTTGGTaccctttttccttctgtataaCATCTGTACTTTTTTGCTGCTTTGCATTGCCACTGTCCTCCCTTTCAAAAGATAATTCTAACTTCTATATTCAACTCTGGAGCCAGTGGGGTGTTTTCTCCAAGGCCTGAtatgtgttttcttgtgtttcacAGGATACACCTAATAGATCAGTTCAATACAGATATGGGTATATTTGTATTCCTCCTGTCAACCAAAGCTGGTGGCTTGGGAATTAATCTGACCTCAGCAAATGTTGTTATTCTTCATGATATTGATTGCAACCCATACAATGATAAGCAAGCGGAGGACCGATGCCATAGAGTAGGTCAGACAAGGTAAGACTTTTTAATTATAAGGCTTGGCTTTTCTTAGAGGCAAGCTCTCAAAGGAGGCTAAAAGGACAATATTTCATGattaaaaattccattttaagGAGAGACTTCTGTAAACCAGCTCTGGGTTGTGTGGAGCTAGGTAATTGGAATTGTCTTAGCACATGTTGCTGCCAACAACAAACCTTAAATagattctcctctttttttccagttctctgtaACTCCCAAATTCTCTATAATGCTCAAATTTCTGGTGCTCGGAATTATTTCAAGGCAGATCTGAAGTCTTTGGGA includes:
- the SMARCAD1 gene encoding SWI/SNF-related matrix-associated actin-dependent regulator of chromatin subfamily A containing DEAD/H box 1 isoform X3 → MTKTTGLSEDIVWNCKILLKERDVVLKLMNKCEDISNKLTKQVTRITEDGGCGWNIEQPSILNQSLELKPYQKIGLNWLALLHKHGLNGILADEMGLGKTIQAIAFLAYLYQEGNRGPHLIVVPASTLDNWIREVNLWCPELNVLFYYGSQEDRKHLRMDINNKVVDFNVIVTTYNCAISSSDDRGLFRRLKLNYAIFDEGHMLKNMSSVRYQHLMTINAKNRLLLTGTPVQNNLLELMSLLNFVMPHMFSSSTSEIRRMFSSKTKSAEEQSIYEKERIAHAKQIIKPFILRRVKDEVLKQLPPKKDLIELCAMSENQEQLYCDLLNKLKKTINSNEKNSDMGNVMMQLRKMANHPLLHRQHYTTDKLRAMSMLMLKEPTHCDANPDLIFEDMTVMTDFELHLLCKQYSHVSDFKLDMDQILDSGKFRALEHILSDLKEKGDRVVLFSQFTMMLDILEVFLKHWQHRYIRLDGKTQISDRIHLIDQFNTDMGIFVFLLSTKAGGLGINLTSANVVILHDIDCNPYNDKQAEDRCHRVGQTREVKVIKLISKGTIEESMLKISQQKLKLEQDMTAADSGEEGTIPADIATLLKASLGL